In Sulfurisphaera javensis, a single genomic region encodes these proteins:
- a CDS encoding ABC transporter permease gives MAGISVQFNFFKAVAFFLAFLLIFPILAILYYGYGPYFVKSYAFGKNIITSIELTFFASTISILVIILLFTPLAYYLARHKNPVIEAIVDIPASVPHPVVGIALLFIDSPLNPLGKFLLHHGINFFYTYLGLITALIIVSSPIYIRAMQNFYEGFPRSHEYFALSLGASELRTFFRIVLPSSIRGIISAGLTSMARAISEFGSVVIVAPYVSGWIFNGDPVASVCVYNTFLTYFNASIVEAATLILFSLILVVATRIFVYFSFKRET, from the coding sequence ATGGCGGGAATTTCAGTGCAGTTTAACTTTTTTAAGGCAGTCGCTTTTTTCCTTGCATTTTTACTTATATTTCCAATTTTGGCAATTCTATATTATGGTTACGGTCCATATTTCGTAAAATCTTATGCATTTGGGAAAAATATAATAACTTCTATTGAACTTACATTCTTTGCATCAACAATTAGCATACTAGTTATTATTTTATTATTTACTCCGTTAGCTTATTATTTAGCAAGGCATAAGAATCCTGTTATTGAAGCTATAGTTGATATTCCAGCTTCTGTTCCTCACCCAGTTGTGGGTATTGCTCTTCTGTTCATCGATAGTCCGTTAAACCCACTAGGTAAATTTCTTCTCCATCATGGAATAAACTTCTTTTACACTTATCTAGGTTTGATAACAGCATTAATTATTGTATCTTCTCCAATTTATATAAGGGCAATGCAAAACTTTTATGAGGGTTTTCCTAGAAGTCATGAGTATTTTGCTTTAAGTCTTGGAGCATCAGAATTAAGGACATTTTTCAGGATAGTATTACCATCATCTATTAGGGGAATTATTTCAGCTGGACTTACTTCTATGGCGAGAGCAATAAGTGAGTTTGGATCAGTAGTAATAGTTGCTCCTTATGTTTCAGGTTGGATATTTAATGGAGATCCTGTAGCTTCTGTTTGTGTGTATAATACATTTCTAACTTATTTTAATGCATCTATCGTAGAAGCAGCAACTCTTATATTGTTTTCATTGATCTTAGTTGTTGCTACTAGGATATTTGTTTATTTTAGTTTTAAACGTGAGACTTAA
- a CDS encoding extracellular solute-binding protein, with product MAEGKNALKTLYKAISSYLIIAIIVIAIVAVAAVLLFYHPSKTTTTSPVSSSSIPSSTVPTTSTTSSGPVIVYVAGAYKAIFDYLAQQFKNQTGITVDVVPGGSFSLASQIAAGDKVSVFVPVAYIQAVELEGNRDPGWAIAFISDQMAIIYSNYTTQSPYWNELYSNYTMAMKTNESQYWYNFFYLLTTKFSLGISNPSSDPEGLYAYLILKMAGYLYANKSFDYFIKLVDQNPNLRNASTTADFVAPLKSGQLDFTFSYVSYAISQHLDYLKLPPWLSFGYYPNETKWYSFFFYKINVNGQTLKIYGNPVYLYITIPVNATNEQGAIEFVEFIVQHVQELSIFGVTPVTHPILFYQSKSYVPSQILNLLNEGVLQYGGNFSAV from the coding sequence ATGGCTGAAGGTAAAAATGCGTTAAAAACACTATATAAGGCTATATCTTCTTATCTAATAATCGCAATAATAGTAATAGCAATAGTCGCAGTAGCTGCAGTATTATTATTTTATCATCCTTCTAAAACAACAACTACTAGCCCAGTAAGCTCTTCGAGTATTCCTTCTTCAACTGTGCCAACGACCTCTACAACTTCAAGTGGCCCAGTTATCGTTTATGTAGCAGGTGCTTACAAAGCCATATTTGACTATTTAGCTCAACAATTTAAAAATCAAACTGGTATTACTGTTGATGTAGTTCCTGGGGGATCATTTAGTTTAGCTTCACAGATAGCTGCTGGTGATAAAGTTAGTGTGTTTGTTCCAGTAGCTTATATACAAGCAGTAGAACTTGAAGGGAATAGGGATCCAGGCTGGGCTATAGCATTTATATCTGATCAAATGGCAATAATTTACTCTAATTATACTACTCAGAGTCCATATTGGAATGAATTATACTCTAATTACACTATGGCTATGAAAACTAATGAGAGTCAGTATTGGTACAATTTCTTCTATTTACTCACGACAAAATTTAGTTTAGGAATATCTAATCCTAGTAGTGATCCAGAAGGCTTGTATGCATATTTAATCTTAAAGATGGCTGGGTATTTATACGCTAATAAGAGTTTTGATTACTTCATAAAATTAGTTGATCAGAATCCTAATTTAAGAAATGCTTCTACCACTGCTGATTTCGTTGCTCCTTTAAAGAGTGGTCAACTAGACTTTACATTCTCATATGTCTCATACGCAATATCCCAGCATCTAGATTATCTAAAATTACCTCCATGGTTAAGCTTTGGATATTATCCTAATGAGACTAAATGGTATAGTTTCTTCTTCTATAAGATAAATGTAAATGGACAAACGTTAAAGATCTATGGTAATCCTGTCTATCTATATATTACAATCCCAGTTAATGCGACTAATGAGCAAGGAGCAATAGAATTTGTTGAATTTATAGTTCAGCATGTACAAGAGTTATCGATTTTTGGAGTTACTCCAGTAACTCATCCAATATTATTCTATCAATCTAAGAGCTATGTTCCTTCGCAAATACTTAATTTGCTTAACGAGGGAGTATTACAATATGGCGGGAATTTCAGTGCAGTTTAA
- a CDS encoding ATP-binding cassette domain-containing protein: protein MIETEVEKHYPSFTLNIKFKDEGILSIIGRNGSGKTTFLKILAGLIKPDRGFVKLDNIDITNLPINKRNIILVNQETYIPNFKVKTHLLWGAKIRKIKIDEKEVYEIAKMLDVPINENKKVSELSLGNKEKVALATALIAKPKVILIDEGFSNISNRKTFIENYINLARDYKIEIIYVTQDIEDAKLSEKVYRMENGTLRFFDSIS from the coding sequence ATGATTGAGACTGAGGTTGAAAAGCATTATCCTAGTTTTACGCTTAATATCAAGTTTAAAGATGAAGGCATACTTTCGATTATTGGAAGGAATGGTAGTGGAAAAACTACATTCTTAAAGATTCTAGCTGGACTCATAAAACCAGATAGGGGTTTTGTGAAATTAGACAATATAGATATAACAAATTTACCTATAAATAAAAGGAATATAATTTTAGTTAATCAAGAAACTTATATACCTAACTTTAAAGTAAAAACTCATTTACTATGGGGTGCAAAAATTAGAAAAATTAAGATTGATGAAAAAGAAGTGTACGAGATCGCTAAAATGTTAGATGTACCCATAAATGAAAATAAGAAAGTTTCAGAATTAAGCTTAGGAAATAAAGAAAAAGTAGCCTTAGCTACAGCACTTATAGCAAAACCGAAGGTAATTCTAATAGATGAAGGATTCAGTAATATAAGTAATAGGAAAACTTTCATAGAAAATTACATAAATTTGGCTAGAGATTATAAAATAGAAATCATTTACGTTACTCAGGATATTGAAGATGCAAAACTTAGTGAAAAAGTTTATAGAATGGAAAATGGTACCTTAAGATTCTTCGATTCTATTAGTTAG
- a CDS encoding glycerate 2-kinase — protein sequence MKVEELVNKILKFSDPYEALEEKVIVHDQEIIVNSDRFTFKKPILIAVGKASYKMAKFFIDRMNIDGIVIVPKGSSVSLPRLKVIESTHPEISEDSIKAGYEVIRFLKDEEYDIVLFLLSGGASALMEYSTAPYEILREINEKLVKSGLSINEINVVRKHLSLIKGGKLSRYSKGPIISLIVSDVPGGDLSSVGSGPTVPDKSTVEDAKIILKRIGLEDYSKYLTETEKETKNVFNYLILDVNIVLSKLKKVVRNPIVLSGEVRGDAYSFGQNLAGIVNTSINGLGFTPPYTLLAGGEPDVKIEAKAGKGGRNGEVCLGFLKWVKKNPQYRFKLYAIATDGIDGNSEYAGCFIDNNTTIENIEYYISTHSSYEALEKIGNVIKTGYTYTNVNNIYVVELTNRIEES from the coding sequence ATGAAAGTCGAAGAGTTAGTGAATAAAATTCTTAAATTTTCTGATCCATATGAAGCTCTAGAGGAAAAAGTAATAGTACATGACCAAGAAATAATAGTTAATTCTGACAGATTTACGTTTAAGAAACCAATTCTTATTGCAGTTGGTAAAGCTTCATATAAAATGGCTAAGTTTTTCATAGATAGAATGAATATAGATGGCATAGTTATAGTACCTAAAGGTTCTTCTGTTTCTTTACCTCGACTTAAAGTTATAGAGTCTACTCATCCTGAGATTTCTGAGGATAGCATAAAGGCAGGATATGAGGTAATACGTTTTCTTAAAGATGAAGAATATGATATCGTTTTGTTTCTTTTATCTGGTGGTGCATCAGCTTTAATGGAATATTCGACAGCCCCATATGAGATTTTAAGGGAAATAAACGAAAAGCTCGTAAAATCTGGCTTAAGTATAAATGAAATAAACGTTGTAAGAAAACATCTATCATTAATAAAAGGTGGGAAACTCTCTAGATATTCAAAAGGTCCTATTATTTCTTTAATTGTGAGTGATGTACCTGGAGGAGATTTAAGTTCTGTTGGAAGTGGGCCGACAGTTCCAGATAAAAGTACAGTAGAAGACGCTAAGATAATATTAAAGAGAATTGGACTTGAAGATTATTCTAAATATTTAACTGAAACTGAAAAAGAAACAAAGAACGTATTTAATTATTTGATTCTTGACGTGAATATTGTTCTTAGTAAATTGAAAAAAGTGGTAAGAAATCCAATAGTACTATCTGGTGAGGTTAGGGGGGATGCGTATTCTTTTGGTCAAAACTTAGCTGGGATAGTAAACACATCCATAAACGGATTAGGGTTTACCCCCCCTTATACGCTTCTTGCTGGAGGTGAACCTGATGTTAAGATTGAAGCAAAGGCTGGAAAGGGTGGAAGAAACGGTGAAGTTTGTTTAGGATTCTTAAAATGGGTAAAAAAGAATCCTCAATATAGATTTAAATTATATGCAATAGCAACTGATGGAATAGATGGAAATAGTGAATATGCAGGATGTTTTATTGATAATAATACGACAATAGAAAACATTGAATATTATATTTCTACTCATTCCTCTTACGAGGCACTAGAGAAAATAGGAAATGTGATCAAGACTGGTTATACTTACACTAATGTGAACAATATTTATGTAGTTGAACTAACTAATAGAATCGAAGAATCTTAA
- a CDS encoding metal-dependent transcriptional regulator — MELSEALENYLKEIYELELMKGYARVSDLIFSFNVSPGTISKALEKMEKLGLIERNSKRIKLTPEGKKLAERLIRAHRLSERLLTDILGLDWIRAHQLAHRLEHIWPEDVIDKMDQVLGKPLTCPHGHPIPGREVKITGIKLSEAENGKTYKVVMIIREDEWILSMADELDIKPGNEIKIIKKNENDFIVEINNQIRTIPKALAEEVLINE; from the coding sequence ATGGAACTTTCCGAAGCATTGGAGAATTATTTAAAAGAGATTTATGAACTAGAACTTATGAAAGGATATGCAAGGGTATCTGATCTTATTTTCTCATTTAATGTTTCTCCTGGTACTATAAGTAAAGCTCTTGAAAAGATGGAAAAACTTGGCCTTATAGAAAGAAATAGCAAAAGAATAAAATTAACTCCAGAAGGGAAAAAATTAGCGGAAAGACTTATTAGGGCTCATAGACTCTCTGAAAGATTACTTACTGACATATTGGGGCTTGATTGGATTAGAGCTCATCAATTAGCTCATAGACTTGAACACATTTGGCCAGAAGATGTCATTGATAAAATGGATCAAGTCTTAGGCAAACCATTAACATGTCCTCACGGTCACCCTATTCCAGGCAGAGAAGTAAAAATAACTGGGATTAAATTAAGTGAAGCTGAAAACGGAAAGACGTATAAAGTTGTTATGATAATAAGAGAAGATGAATGGATTCTTTCCATGGCTGATGAGCTAGATATTAAACCGGGAAATGAAATAAAAATAATTAAAAAGAATGAAAATGATTTTATTGTTGAAATTAATAATCAGATACGAACTATTCCTAAGGCATTAGCTGAAGAGGTGTTAATAAATGAATGA
- a CDS encoding class I SAM-dependent methyltransferase, with amino-acid sequence MSDILRCPIDGSKFVDKWVCEKGHRFSESNGVIDLLTEDIKTEKLLDIVAPLYESVYAPIGFTLTAGKSYNWIMKKAGELISGTIVLDIGTGTGKIFDYTKCEICIGLDVSFKFLNILKKKRPNVLAVRGNALKLPVADESLDGLSAMFVLHMLPSPLVAIREINRVLKHGKKCVATVLTKNNAISNFLAKIWKLNIYPIDYYIKIFEEMNMEVEYEKIGAWTFFTCAKP; translated from the coding sequence GGCATCGGTTTTCTGAATCTAATGGAGTTATAGATTTACTTACTGAAGACATAAAAACTGAAAAATTATTAGATATTGTAGCACCCTTATATGAGTCTGTTTATGCACCTATTGGTTTTACTCTTACTGCAGGTAAAAGTTATAATTGGATAATGAAAAAAGCTGGTGAACTAATATCTGGAACAATAGTATTAGATATAGGTACAGGTACAGGGAAAATTTTTGATTATACCAAATGTGAAATCTGCATAGGTTTAGATGTTTCGTTTAAATTTCTTAACATTCTTAAAAAGAAAAGACCTAATGTTTTAGCTGTTAGAGGAAATGCATTAAAGTTGCCAGTAGCTGATGAATCTTTAGATGGTTTATCTGCAATGTTTGTCCTTCATATGCTCCCTTCTCCTTTAGTGGCGATTAGAGAAATTAACAGAGTGTTAAAGCATGGTAAAAAATGTGTAGCTACAGTTCTTACTAAAAATAATGCTATAAGTAATTTCCTTGCAAAAATTTGGAAACTGAATATTTATCCAATAGACTATTATATTAAGATTTTTGAAGAAATGAATATGGAAGTAGAATATGAAAAAATTGGAGCATGGACATTCTTTACGTGTGCCAAGCCTTAA